One genomic region from Populus nigra chromosome 8, ddPopNigr1.1, whole genome shotgun sequence encodes:
- the LOC133701418 gene encoding factor of DNA methylation 1-like, which yields MDHSSEEESDISESEIEDYKDKPLEDLRSGNLRVKVNGFLRCPFCAGKKKQDYKYKDLLQHATGVSKGSASRSGKQKANHLALARYLEIELANEAEQTPRQVVPQPIKPPPEQQELFVWPWMGILVNLTEQRDNEYWMKKFAEYKPLEFCTFLNEEDHSTQAIVRFNRDWDGFMNATRFEQLFDNANHGKKDWKTRKTQPGSSIYGWRARADDHDSDGPIGEYLRREGRLNTIPAIVQESNESRNTVVAHLADKIDEANKNLDKLHYNFNEKNMSLRRMLEEKDKLHYAFVEETRKMQRHARENVHRVLAEQEKLNDELESKKKKLDFWSKELNKRETVTERERQKLDDEKKKNDTRNSSLQLASMEQRKADENVLRLVEEQKREKEEALKKILQLEKQLDAKQKLEMEIQEIKGKLLVMKHLGDQDDAAVQKKVEEMKDELSQKEDDFTDMESLNQTLIIKERQSNDELQQARKNLIVGLGDMLGARTLIGLKRMGEIDEKPFHNACKERFPEDPLLHASTQCSLWQEKLKNPAWHPFKVIDVDGNAKQILNEEDEELRNLKKEWGDEIYTAVVTALNELEEYNPSGRYVVSELWNFKEGRKATLKEVIAYIVKNINTLKRKKAT from the exons ATGGATCATAGTTCTGAAGAAGAGTCAGATATAAGTGAATCAGAGATTGAGGACTATAAGGACAAACCGCTAGAAGATTTGAGGTCTGGGAACCTTAGAGTGAAGGTGAATGGGTTCCTAAGATGCCCTTTCTGTGCTGGTAAAAAGAAGCAGGACTATAAGTACAAGGATCTGCTTCAACATGCAACCGGAGTATCTAAGGGTTCTGCCAGCAGAAGTGGAAAACAGAAGGCAAACCACCTTGCCTTGGCTAGATATTTGGAGATTGAACTGGCTAACGAAGCAGAGCAAACTCCGCGCCAGGTTGTGCCACAGCCCATCAAGCCACCTCCAGAGCAACAGGAGCTCTTTGTATGGCCATGGATGGGAATTCTTGTGAATTTGACTGAGCAGAGGGACAATGAGTATTGGATGAAGAAATTTGCTGAATATAAACCCTTAGAGTTTTGTACCTTTTTGAATGAAGAAGACCATTCCACCCAGGCCATAGTGAGGTTCAACCGTGATTGGGATGGCTTTATGAACGCAACAAGATTTGAACAATTATTTGATAATGCAAATCATGGTAAAAAGGACTGGAAAACGAGGAAAACACAACCTGGATCAAGCATTTATGGCTGGCGTGCTCGTGCTGATGATCACGATTCTGATGGGCCAATAGGGGAGTACCTTCGCAGGGAAGGAAGATTGAATACTATTCCTGCCATTGTTCAGGAATCAAATGAAAGCAGAAATACTGTTGTGGCACACCTAGCTGATAAAATTGACGAGGCAAATAAAAATCTGGATAAGCTGCACTACAACTTCAATGAGAAGAACATGTCTTTAAGAAGGATGCTTGAAGAGAAAGACAAACTACACTATGCTTTTGTTGAAG AAACAAGGAAGATGCAGCGACACGCACGTGAAAATGTTCATAGAGTATTGGCAGAGCAGgaaaaattgaatgatgaattggagtctaagaaaaaaaagcttgatttcTGGAGCAAAGAATTGAACAAACGTGAAACAGTAACTGAGCGTGAGAGGCAAAAACTTGATGACGAGAAGAAAAAG AATGATACGAGGAATAGTTCTCTCCAGTTGGCATCCATGGAGCAGAGAAAGGCTGATGAGAATGTTTTAAGACTGGTTGAAGAGCAAAAG agagagaaagaagaggcCTTAAAGAAGATACTTCAGTTGGAAAAACAGTTGGATGCCAAACAGAAGTTGGAAATGGAGATTCAAGAGATAAAAGGGAAATTACTGGTGATGAAGCACCTTGGAGATCAAGATGATGCAGCAGTTCAAAAGAAGGTGGAGGAGATGAAGGATGAGTTGAGCCAGAAAGAGGATGATTTTACTGATATGGAATCTCTGAATCAAACTCTCATAATTAAAGAACGCCAAAGCAATGATGAACTTCAACAAGCACGAAAAAATTTAATAGTG GGTCTGGGAGATATGCTGGGTGCTCGAACTCTTATTGGACTAAAAAGAATGGGAGAAATTGACGAGAAGCCCTTCCATAATGCATGCAAGGAAAGATTTCCTGAGGACCCATTGTTGCATGCTTCCACTCAATGCAGCTTGTGGCAGGAGAAATTGAAGAACCCAGCGTGGCATCCATTTAAAGTTATTGATGTTGATGGGAATgcaaag CAAATACTaaatgaagaagatgaggaGCTACGAAACCTCAAGAAAGAGTGGGGGGATGAGATATACACAGCAGTTGTTACAGCTTTGAATGAGTTGGAAGAGTATAATCCTAGTGGGAGATATGTGGTTTCAGAGCTCTGGAACTTCAAAGAAGGAAGGAAAGCCACATTGAAAGAGGTCATTGCCTATATTGTGAAGAATATAAACACTCTCAAGCGCAAGAAAGCAACATGA